In one Corallococcus sp. EGB genomic region, the following are encoded:
- a CDS encoding MXAN_2562 family outer membrane beta-barrel protein, with product MSSRAVGLGVAALLLAVPAVAQEVTAPTRSPRTGAVIFRGGAYKPRIDSEKALGGKTPYKDTFGDASLLLIEAEIQRFFYQGVGTAGLGLSLGYGEKYADAKLDNGSAAADKAALKVLPIQVNAFYKFDYAAFRWGIPLVPYAKLGLVYTPWWMTAGSATEVVGDSKGSGGKWGWAGTAGVSFLLDVLEPRFARDFDSDLGVNHSYLFAEYTHADVNNFGGKGLDLGSRRWMFGLALDY from the coding sequence ATGAGCAGCAGGGCTGTGGGCCTGGGAGTCGCGGCGCTTCTCTTGGCGGTACCGGCGGTGGCGCAGGAGGTGACGGCCCCGACGCGCTCGCCGCGCACCGGCGCGGTCATCTTCCGTGGCGGCGCCTACAAGCCGCGCATCGACAGCGAGAAGGCCCTGGGCGGCAAGACGCCGTACAAGGACACCTTCGGTGACGCGTCGCTCCTGCTCATCGAGGCGGAGATCCAGCGCTTCTTCTACCAGGGCGTCGGCACGGCGGGCCTGGGACTGAGCCTGGGCTACGGGGAGAAGTACGCGGACGCGAAGCTGGATAACGGCTCGGCGGCGGCGGACAAGGCGGCGCTGAAGGTGCTGCCCATCCAGGTCAACGCCTTCTACAAGTTCGACTACGCGGCCTTCCGCTGGGGCATCCCGCTGGTGCCGTACGCCAAGCTGGGGCTCGTCTACACCCCGTGGTGGATGACGGCGGGCAGCGCCACGGAGGTGGTGGGTGACAGCAAGGGCAGTGGCGGCAAGTGGGGCTGGGCGGGGACCGCGGGCGTGTCGTTCCTCCTGGACGTGCTGGAGCCGCGCTTCGCGCGCGACTTCGACTCGGACCTGGGCGTGAACCACTCGTACCTCTTCGCCGAGTACACGCACGCGGATGTGAACAACTTCGGCGGCAAGGGCCTGGACCTGGGCAGCCGGCGCTGGATGTTCGGTCTGGCGTTGGACTACTAA
- the tsaB gene encoding tRNA (adenosine(37)-N6)-threonylcarbamoyltransferase complex dimerization subunit type 1 TsaB, translating to MSPVLLALDTSTLTLSLALVERHGDAVRAVEHVVVPPPDKQSEVLPGIVGELLQRHGLKLQDLEGLAVGLGPGSFTGLRIGLATVKALAYATGLKVAGASSLAAVALEGPEGVPLFCLAVARKDDLYLGAYRRVGHVVEALAPETAMPPEEVAERMAAEPRAVALGPALADYRPALEKHGVAPHRLLSGPAFPSAVEVGRLARLPEAYSQEALFALEPHYVRASEPERNPKFPPLPGPAPTARLKED from the coding sequence ATGTCGCCTGTGTTGCTCGCGCTGGACACCTCCACGCTGACGCTGTCGCTTGCCCTGGTGGAACGCCACGGGGACGCCGTGCGCGCCGTGGAGCACGTGGTGGTGCCTCCGCCGGACAAGCAGAGCGAGGTCCTCCCCGGCATCGTCGGGGAGCTGCTCCAGCGCCACGGGCTGAAGCTCCAGGACCTGGAGGGGCTGGCCGTGGGCCTGGGGCCGGGCTCCTTCACCGGCCTGCGCATCGGCCTGGCCACGGTGAAGGCGCTGGCGTACGCCACGGGCCTCAAGGTGGCTGGCGCGTCGTCCCTGGCGGCGGTGGCGCTGGAGGGCCCGGAGGGCGTGCCGCTGTTCTGCCTCGCCGTGGCGCGCAAGGACGACCTCTACCTGGGCGCCTACCGCCGCGTGGGCCACGTCGTGGAGGCGCTGGCGCCGGAGACGGCCATGCCGCCGGAGGAGGTGGCCGAGCGCATGGCCGCCGAACCGCGGGCCGTGGCGCTGGGCCCGGCGCTCGCGGACTACCGCCCCGCGCTGGAGAAGCACGGCGTCGCGCCGCACCGGCTGTTGTCCGGCCCGGCCTTCCCGTCCGCGGTGGAGGTGGGGCGGCTGGCGAGGCTGCCGGAGGCGTACTCGCAGGAGGCGCTCTTCGCCCTGGAGCCGCACTACGTCCGCGCGTCCGAGCCGGAGCGCAATCCGAAGTTCCCGCCGCTGCCGGGCCCGGCGCCCACGGCGCGGCTGAAGGAAGACTGA
- a CDS encoding MXAN_2561 family MXYO-CTERM-anchored protein, with the protein MRLPFIGLLLFASTAVAQVPAVQFTSASTSGTSLVLLIPQSDCATPRRFNFTRSGKPCEESLYIYVTTNSCGTKPQPGDLTLATFSASDTTQTGTVSFTVADLLAAHNAADAGTPLTCDTKLEKTFNLCASARRTDTGGFNCQTTFSSVGTPAFVVKYDPVEPNPPTIAKVIVRDSALSVQVDGAETGSTIAVEAAMVATAGTDAGTEGDAGTEEDAGTDADAGTDAGTDVDAGTDVDAGMDDAGAGLVGAMALQGTTGPVTRVTKAAGEGNVVISGLTNGVTYRLQATIIDAAGNVSDGSAQVDATPVKSNGLFDAYKDAGGEESGGCAATGGGIAGGAVLAALGIWWSSRRKVS; encoded by the coding sequence ATGCGCCTCCCTTTCATTGGCCTCCTGCTCTTCGCCTCCACGGCCGTGGCCCAGGTGCCCGCGGTGCAGTTCACGAGTGCGTCCACCAGTGGAACGTCCCTGGTCCTCCTGATCCCCCAGTCGGACTGTGCGACGCCGCGGCGCTTCAACTTCACGCGCTCCGGGAAGCCCTGTGAGGAGTCGCTCTATATCTACGTGACCACCAACAGTTGCGGCACGAAGCCGCAGCCCGGGGATTTGACGCTGGCGACCTTCAGCGCGTCGGACACGACGCAAACCGGGACCGTGTCCTTCACCGTGGCGGACCTGCTCGCGGCGCACAATGCCGCGGACGCGGGCACCCCGTTGACCTGCGACACCAAGCTCGAGAAGACCTTCAACCTCTGCGCGTCGGCCCGGAGGACCGACACCGGCGGATTCAACTGTCAGACGACTTTCTCGAGCGTGGGGACGCCGGCCTTCGTGGTGAAGTACGACCCGGTTGAGCCCAACCCCCCCACCATCGCCAAGGTCATCGTCCGGGACTCGGCGCTGTCGGTGCAGGTGGATGGCGCGGAGACTGGCTCCACCATCGCGGTGGAGGCCGCGATGGTGGCCACGGCGGGCACCGACGCGGGCACGGAGGGGGATGCCGGCACGGAGGAGGATGCTGGGACGGACGCGGATGCTGGGACGGACGCGGGCACGGACGTGGATGCGGGCACGGACGTGGACGCGGGCATGGACGACGCTGGGGCGGGGCTGGTGGGCGCAATGGCGCTGCAGGGCACCACGGGGCCGGTGACGCGCGTCACCAAGGCGGCCGGCGAGGGCAACGTCGTCATCAGCGGCCTCACGAATGGCGTGACGTACCGGCTCCAGGCGACCATCATCGACGCCGCGGGCAACGTGAGCGACGGGTCCGCCCAGGTGGACGCGACGCCCGTGAAGAGCAATGGCTTGTTCGACGCGTACAAAGATGCTGGCGGCGAGGAGAGCGGCGGGTGTGCCGCGACCGGTGGCGGCATCGCGGGTGGCGCGGTGCTGGCCGCGCTGGGCATCTGGTGGTCGTCTCGGAGGAAGGTGTCATGA
- the uppS gene encoding polyprenyl diphosphate synthase has protein sequence MDRPTVLPTALEVQVKARPLPRHVGIIMDGNGRWAELRGQPRLEGHREGSVSVREVTRTARRLGVQALTLYAFSSQNWARPAEEVAGLMDLLREYLESERAEILDNGIRLNAIGEVDKLPRFVREPLERLRADSAHNTGMVLTLALSYGGREELLRAARELAQAAARGELDPARLDADDLESRLWTAGLPPVDLIVRTSGEQRISNFLLWQLAYAELCFTDALWPDFRTEEFLRCLSQYQGRERRFGLTSAQVNRDDTPQRAKA, from the coding sequence ATGGATCGCCCCACCGTGTTGCCCACCGCTCTCGAGGTCCAGGTCAAGGCCCGGCCGCTCCCGCGCCACGTGGGCATCATCATGGACGGCAACGGCCGCTGGGCGGAGCTGCGCGGCCAGCCCCGGCTGGAGGGCCACCGCGAGGGCAGCGTGAGCGTGCGCGAGGTCACCCGCACCGCCCGCCGCCTGGGCGTCCAGGCCCTCACCCTCTACGCCTTCTCCTCCCAGAACTGGGCCCGCCCGGCGGAGGAGGTCGCCGGCCTGATGGACCTCCTGCGCGAGTACCTGGAGTCCGAGCGCGCGGAGATCCTCGACAACGGCATCCGCCTCAACGCCATTGGCGAGGTGGACAAGCTCCCGCGCTTCGTCCGCGAGCCCCTGGAGCGCCTCAGGGCCGACTCCGCCCACAACACGGGCATGGTGCTCACCCTGGCGCTCTCCTACGGAGGCCGCGAGGAGCTGCTGCGCGCCGCGCGAGAGCTGGCCCAGGCCGCCGCCCGCGGTGAGCTGGACCCCGCGCGCCTGGACGCCGACGACCTGGAGTCGCGGCTGTGGACCGCCGGGCTGCCGCCGGTGGACCTCATCGTGCGCACCAGCGGTGAGCAGCGCATCTCCAACTTCCTGCTCTGGCAACTGGCGTACGCCGAGCTGTGCTTCACCGACGCCCTGTGGCCTGACTTCCGCACCGAAGAGTTCCTGCGCTGCCTGTCGCAGTACCAGGGCCGCGAGAGGCGCTTCGGGCTGACGTCCGCCCAGGTCAACCGGGACGACACCCCCCAGCGGGCCAAGGCGTGA
- the rseP gene encoding RIP metalloprotease RseP → MLQNLGFFILLLGVLVTVHELGHFLVAKACGVKVLKFSIGFGPKLIGFTKGETEYQVALLPLGGFVKMAGDLPHEELPPEEAARGFLAQPPWKRGLIVLAGPAFNLLFPILVYFFVFLGPQQALSTRVGSVTPDMAAAAAGIRPGDRILSVDGEQVRTFEDMRDAFIGKFDRPIPVTVERDGKTRVVEVTPEKNVEVSQVDTVERGMIGVGPVPQPTVVGVPQGSAAAAAGLKTFDRVLAVNGVSVQDEDALYREVGKVAEGTPLELTVERLSPVAVGGVTGRVPEVVKVTLPRQPGEGVAALGADPVDLYVASVAAGSAAEAAGIQAGDRILAINGQPLKSFTRLTMWLSRLQAEPFTLTWRGAQGERTQKLALAPLKTRDDFGQTSTPLVLGVRPWSYSAADVTPPLDKVTVDLGPAAAFKEAVLIVPKIVGQMVQVLGGLVVGKVSPSTIGGPIMMYQLAAKSAEQGLDSFLNLMAIISINLGVMNLLPIPVLDGFHLLSAAWEGIRRRPIPVRVREVANMVGLALLILLMLLAVTNDVTR, encoded by the coding sequence ATGCTCCAGAACCTCGGGTTCTTCATCCTCCTCTTGGGCGTGCTCGTCACGGTGCATGAGCTTGGCCACTTCCTCGTGGCCAAGGCCTGCGGGGTGAAGGTCCTCAAGTTCTCCATCGGCTTCGGGCCCAAGCTCATCGGCTTCACCAAGGGCGAGACGGAGTACCAGGTGGCGCTGCTGCCCCTGGGCGGCTTCGTGAAGATGGCGGGCGACCTGCCCCACGAGGAGCTCCCGCCGGAGGAGGCCGCGCGCGGCTTCCTGGCGCAGCCGCCCTGGAAGCGCGGCCTGATTGTCCTCGCGGGCCCGGCCTTCAACCTGCTGTTCCCCATCCTCGTCTACTTCTTCGTCTTCCTGGGCCCCCAGCAGGCGCTGTCCACGCGCGTGGGCTCGGTGACGCCGGACATGGCCGCCGCCGCCGCGGGCATCCGCCCCGGGGACCGCATCCTGTCCGTGGACGGCGAGCAGGTGCGCACCTTCGAGGACATGCGCGACGCGTTCATCGGCAAGTTCGACCGCCCCATCCCCGTCACCGTGGAGCGCGACGGCAAGACGCGCGTGGTGGAGGTGACGCCGGAGAAGAACGTGGAGGTGTCCCAGGTGGACACCGTCGAGCGGGGGATGATTGGCGTGGGCCCCGTCCCGCAGCCCACGGTGGTGGGCGTTCCCCAGGGCTCCGCCGCGGCCGCCGCGGGCCTCAAGACCTTCGACCGCGTGCTGGCCGTCAACGGCGTGAGCGTGCAGGACGAGGACGCGCTCTACCGCGAGGTGGGCAAGGTGGCGGAGGGCACGCCCCTGGAGCTGACCGTCGAGCGCCTGTCTCCCGTGGCGGTGGGCGGCGTCACGGGGCGGGTGCCGGAGGTGGTCAAGGTGACCCTGCCGCGGCAGCCCGGTGAAGGCGTGGCGGCGCTGGGCGCGGACCCCGTGGACCTCTACGTGGCGAGCGTGGCCGCCGGCAGCGCCGCGGAGGCCGCCGGCATCCAGGCCGGAGACCGCATCCTGGCCATCAACGGCCAGCCGCTGAAGTCCTTCACCCGGCTGACCATGTGGCTCAGCCGCCTCCAGGCCGAACCCTTCACGCTGACGTGGCGCGGGGCGCAGGGCGAGCGCACGCAGAAGCTGGCGCTCGCCCCTCTCAAGACGCGCGATGACTTCGGGCAGACCAGCACGCCGCTGGTGCTCGGCGTGCGCCCGTGGTCCTACAGCGCCGCGGACGTGACGCCCCCGTTGGACAAGGTGACCGTCGACCTGGGCCCGGCCGCCGCGTTCAAGGAGGCCGTGCTCATCGTCCCGAAGATTGTCGGGCAGATGGTGCAGGTGCTGGGCGGGCTGGTCGTGGGCAAGGTGTCGCCCAGCACGATTGGCGGCCCCATCATGATGTACCAGCTGGCCGCCAAGAGCGCCGAGCAGGGCCTGGACAGCTTCCTCAACCTGATGGCCATCATCTCCATCAACCTGGGCGTGATGAACCTGCTGCCCATCCCGGTGCTGGACGGCTTCCACCTCCTGTCCGCGGCGTGGGAGGGCATCCGCCGCCGCCCCATCCCCGTGCGCGTGCGCGAGGTGGCGAACATGGTGGGCCTGGCGCTGCTCATCCTGCTCATGCTGCTGGCCGTGACCAACGACGTGACCCGCTAG
- a CDS encoding septal ring lytic transglycosylase RlpA family protein translates to MRGRTALLLLGMGLCAGCATRAAKPQPPEPASGGDEGTPVTRRKNMPRNYLGEGLASFYGPGLHGQRTASGEKFNQNAFTAAHRTERFGSCVKVMNMENGRQVEVRVNDRGPFVDGRIIDVSKAAAKALGMLDKGLARVRLYRCGSDRVSQVPVEFWAAVA, encoded by the coding sequence ATGCGAGGACGGACCGCGCTCCTGCTCCTGGGGATGGGATTGTGCGCTGGCTGCGCGACGCGCGCGGCGAAGCCCCAGCCGCCGGAGCCCGCCTCCGGCGGCGACGAGGGCACCCCGGTCACCCGCCGGAAGAACATGCCGCGCAACTACCTGGGCGAGGGGCTCGCGTCCTTCTACGGCCCCGGCCTCCACGGCCAGCGCACCGCCAGCGGGGAGAAGTTCAACCAGAACGCCTTCACCGCCGCGCACCGCACGGAGCGCTTCGGATCGTGCGTGAAGGTGATGAACATGGAGAACGGCCGCCAGGTGGAGGTGCGCGTCAACGACCGCGGCCCCTTCGTGGACGGCCGCATCATCGACGTGTCGAAGGCCGCCGCGAAGGCGCTGGGCATGCTGGACAAGGGCCTGGCGCGCGTGCGGCTGTACCGGTGCGGGAGCGACCGCGTGTCGCAGGTGCCGGTGGAGTTCTGGGCCGCCGTGGCCTGA
- a CDS encoding phosphatidate cytidylyltransferase: MNEKNKNLLIRVVTGVTLLPLVLLLLFLGGYYSAILLAGAAAVCAGEYYLITQKRLGAAAWVGMAAAFVMPLLPLRDAARTGETAFWVTSVFFFFAWIYNLFRGSLAEAPTRAAHLVTGFLYGSIGLTALSALRLLPGEGHAWVICALTITWANDTLAYFAGRFLGKHKLYPAVSPNKTWEGFFGGMVGSVLGMFIAKLGFFPIFTVWDCVLLGIAGGLLGPVGDLCESMLKRAYGVKDSGKLIPGHGGVLDRIDALIFNAPLVFVYVQFVRHLLP; the protein is encoded by the coding sequence GTGAACGAGAAGAACAAGAACCTCCTCATCCGCGTTGTCACAGGCGTCACCCTCCTGCCGCTGGTGCTCCTGCTCCTGTTCCTGGGCGGGTACTACAGCGCCATCCTCCTGGCGGGTGCCGCCGCGGTCTGCGCCGGCGAGTACTACCTCATCACGCAGAAGCGCCTGGGCGCCGCCGCCTGGGTGGGCATGGCCGCCGCCTTCGTCATGCCGCTGCTCCCCCTGAGGGACGCCGCGCGCACGGGCGAGACGGCCTTCTGGGTCACGTCCGTCTTCTTCTTCTTCGCGTGGATCTACAACCTGTTCCGGGGCTCGCTCGCGGAGGCGCCCACCCGGGCCGCGCACCTCGTCACGGGCTTCCTCTACGGCTCCATCGGCCTCACCGCGCTGTCCGCGCTGCGCCTGTTGCCGGGGGAAGGGCACGCGTGGGTCATCTGCGCGCTCACCATCACCTGGGCCAACGACACGCTGGCGTACTTCGCCGGCCGCTTCCTCGGGAAGCACAAGCTCTACCCGGCGGTGAGCCCGAACAAGACGTGGGAGGGCTTCTTCGGCGGCATGGTGGGCTCCGTGCTCGGCATGTTCATCGCCAAGCTCGGCTTCTTCCCCATCTTCACCGTGTGGGACTGTGTGCTGCTGGGCATCGCCGGTGGCCTCCTGGGCCCCGTGGGCGACCTCTGCGAGTCCATGCTCAAGCGCGCCTACGGCGTGAAGGACTCCGGAAAGCTCATTCCCGGACACGGCGGCGTGCTGGATCGCATCGACGCGCTCATCTTCAACGCGCCGCTCGTGTTCGTCTATGTGCAGTTCGTGAGGCACCTGCTGCCGTAA
- a CDS encoding PKD domain-containing protein, with translation MASRPRPLPSPLRRLLLLAAVGLAAAGCRSVRPDLGPERTLEAGVPEAFGSSAAKAPSVTWDFGDGTPPQTAPGVKHAWATAGRYTVRALDGDKELARVVLTVVPRPVLRAVPEDAQTVLWVPRLRGNVEGLVGFYGRLVGEANASRTLEDTPLVPLLLRGLSAGPSEVDPEEGFGFFILPDFDGVVALLGVTDSRAALAAVARELREAGHHVLPREDGSARVDPADGGRSMLLFADRGYVYLAVPDSPEPPAPGETVKALAVEEAPDVEHVRRRVETLSGPGISENALLGELRGKVRDGSVFLFSSPPVPEAEKEDMPVRGFFGAVAVQADQAELDGFLSSSRPLLGGTKGPASGLLGRAAVGPVAAAQLSVPPEELARLVFGSPGSPRRQRTLERWRTQGLDAEPLLKALRGDVAMLVYFNAAAFFQSFIRDQHPAPKGTVVMEAGLNSVQPVQQLIQKQLQDNGLVFQKEAQDSTTRFRTRLLEQPVSLTLSPERATLEAGEVLTGRELGDVGTTLRTRFGAEAFGPGHLSLMVDMGRLRADLAGVRSVPGVNGAKLLASQVFVSALLERLTPFEYGFLDFAPVEGGGRLQGRIVLRER, from the coding sequence ATGGCCTCCCGACCCCGCCCGCTCCCGTCCCCGCTTCGCCGTCTCCTCCTGCTGGCCGCCGTCGGGCTCGCGGCCGCCGGCTGCCGGAGCGTGAGGCCGGACCTGGGGCCGGAGCGCACGCTGGAGGCGGGAGTGCCGGAGGCCTTCGGCTCCTCCGCTGCGAAGGCGCCCTCCGTCACCTGGGACTTCGGGGACGGCACGCCGCCCCAGACGGCGCCGGGCGTGAAGCACGCGTGGGCCACCGCCGGCCGCTACACGGTGCGGGCGCTGGACGGGGACAAGGAGCTGGCCCGGGTGGTGCTCACCGTGGTGCCGCGCCCGGTCTTGCGCGCGGTGCCCGAGGACGCGCAGACGGTGCTGTGGGTGCCCCGCCTGCGCGGCAACGTGGAGGGGCTGGTGGGCTTCTACGGGCGGCTGGTGGGCGAAGCCAACGCGAGCCGCACGCTGGAGGACACGCCGCTCGTGCCGCTGCTCCTGCGCGGCCTCTCGGCCGGCCCCTCGGAGGTGGATCCCGAGGAGGGCTTCGGCTTCTTCATCCTGCCGGACTTCGACGGCGTGGTGGCGCTGCTGGGCGTGACGGATTCGAGGGCGGCGCTCGCGGCCGTGGCGCGCGAGCTGCGCGAGGCCGGACATCACGTGCTGCCCCGCGAGGACGGCAGCGCGCGCGTGGACCCGGCGGACGGCGGCCGGTCCATGCTGCTGTTCGCGGACCGGGGCTACGTGTACCTCGCGGTGCCGGACTCGCCGGAGCCGCCGGCGCCCGGGGAGACGGTGAAGGCGCTCGCGGTGGAGGAGGCGCCGGACGTGGAGCATGTGCGCCGCCGGGTGGAGACGCTGTCCGGGCCGGGCATCTCCGAGAACGCGCTCCTGGGCGAGCTGCGCGGCAAGGTGCGCGACGGCAGCGTGTTCCTCTTCTCCTCGCCGCCGGTGCCGGAGGCGGAGAAGGAGGACATGCCGGTGCGCGGCTTCTTCGGCGCGGTCGCGGTGCAGGCGGACCAGGCGGAGCTGGACGGCTTCCTGTCCTCGTCCCGGCCGCTGCTGGGCGGCACGAAGGGGCCGGCCTCGGGGCTGCTGGGGCGCGCGGCGGTGGGGCCGGTGGCGGCGGCGCAGCTGTCGGTGCCTCCGGAGGAGCTGGCGCGGCTGGTGTTCGGCTCGCCGGGGTCGCCCCGGCGGCAGCGGACGCTGGAGCGCTGGCGCACGCAGGGGCTGGACGCGGAGCCGCTCCTGAAGGCGCTGCGCGGCGACGTGGCCATGCTCGTCTACTTCAACGCGGCGGCCTTCTTCCAGAGCTTCATCCGGGATCAGCACCCGGCGCCCAAGGGCACGGTGGTGATGGAGGCGGGCCTCAACTCGGTGCAGCCGGTGCAGCAGCTCATCCAGAAGCAGCTGCAGGACAACGGGCTCGTCTTCCAGAAGGAGGCGCAGGACAGCACCACGCGCTTCCGCACGCGGCTCCTGGAGCAGCCGGTGTCGCTCACCCTCAGCCCGGAGCGCGCCACGCTGGAGGCCGGTGAGGTGCTCACCGGGCGCGAGCTGGGGGACGTGGGCACGACGCTGCGCACGCGCTTCGGCGCGGAGGCGTTCGGCCCGGGCCACCTGTCGCTGATGGTGGACATGGGGCGGCTTCGGGCGGACCTCGCCGGGGTGCGCTCGGTGCCGGGCGTGAACGGGGCGAAGCTCCTGGCGAGCCAGGTCTTCGTGTCGGCGCTGCTGGAGCGGCTCACGCCGTTCGAATACGGGTTCCTCGACTTCGCCCCCGTGGAGGGGGGCGGCCGGCTCCAGGGCCGCATCGTGCTGCGCGAGCGCTAG
- a CDS encoding molybdenum cofactor biosynthesis protein MoaE, whose translation MPVTVLYFAAARELAGLSRESLDVPPGARVSDVLSLLAAKHPPLAPLLPHLRVAVQQQFVKLDSPVSPDAELALIPPVAGGAPARFAVVGRPLQLSEVVDAVASVGAGGLVTFSGAVRDQTKGRRVLRLEYEAYAPMAEAKLAEIGDEVARTWPGTRLAIVHRVGTLVPGELAVVIAAASAHRKEAFLGCEYAIERLKQDVPIWKKEFFEDGEVWVGLGP comes from the coding sequence ATGCCCGTGACGGTGCTGTACTTCGCCGCGGCCCGCGAGCTCGCGGGCCTGTCCCGTGAGTCGCTGGACGTGCCGCCCGGGGCGCGCGTCTCGGATGTGCTCTCGCTGCTCGCGGCGAAGCACCCGCCGCTGGCGCCGCTGTTGCCGCACCTGCGCGTGGCGGTGCAGCAGCAGTTCGTGAAGCTGGACTCGCCGGTGTCGCCGGACGCGGAGCTGGCGCTGATTCCGCCGGTGGCGGGCGGGGCGCCGGCGCGCTTCGCGGTGGTGGGCCGGCCGCTCCAGCTGTCGGAGGTGGTGGACGCGGTGGCCTCGGTGGGCGCGGGCGGGCTGGTGACGTTCTCCGGCGCCGTGCGAGACCAGACGAAGGGCCGGCGCGTGCTGCGCCTGGAGTACGAGGCCTACGCGCCCATGGCGGAGGCGAAGCTCGCGGAGATTGGCGACGAGGTGGCCCGCACGTGGCCGGGGACGCGGCTGGCCATCGTGCACCGCGTGGGCACCCTGGTACCGGGCGAGCTGGCCGTCGTCATCGCCGCGGCCTCCGCGCACCGCAAGGAGGCCTTCCTGGGCTGCGAGTACGCCATCGAGCGGCTCAAGCAGGACGTGCCCATCTGGAAGAAGGAGTTCTTCGAGGACGGCGAGGTCTGGGTGGGCCTGGGGCCCTGA
- a CDS encoding aspartate-semialdehyde dehydrogenase, which translates to MRENLRIGVVGATGVVGREVLANLYARDVPVEQVQAFGSERSKGLEVEYGEDTLEVERASADAFRGLHVVLLATPAEASRTLAPAAQAAGAWVVDASSAFRGDGNVPLILPGFNTEALGPGFSFKGRVVSLPGIVTSAAVHLVEPLRRAFGVVRAQVTAMMGVSSAGVRGIAELEKQTADLLSGREPEPQAFPHRVGFNLVPQVGGFMVNSPWTEEEGGWTLEAARLFAALGETPVLAGTAVQVPTFHGHGLVVNVQLKKAGPVEQVRAALKTSPSLKVLDAPGERVYPMPMLVMSDPAVHVGRVRAFPQAPEWVTLFASVDNAGRAAAHLVDAGLKLAERPA; encoded by the coding sequence ATGAGAGAGAACCTTCGGATTGGCGTGGTGGGCGCCACGGGCGTGGTGGGCCGCGAGGTGCTGGCGAACCTGTACGCGCGCGACGTGCCGGTGGAGCAGGTGCAGGCCTTCGGTTCGGAGCGCTCCAAGGGCCTGGAGGTGGAGTACGGCGAGGACACGCTGGAGGTGGAGCGCGCCTCGGCGGACGCCTTCCGGGGCCTCCACGTCGTGCTGCTGGCCACGCCGGCGGAGGCCTCCCGCACGCTGGCCCCGGCCGCGCAGGCCGCGGGCGCGTGGGTGGTGGACGCGAGCTCCGCCTTCCGCGGTGACGGCAACGTGCCGCTGATCCTCCCGGGCTTCAACACGGAGGCCCTGGGGCCGGGCTTCAGCTTCAAGGGCCGCGTGGTGAGCCTGCCGGGCATCGTCACCAGCGCCGCCGTACACCTGGTGGAGCCGCTGCGCCGCGCGTTCGGCGTGGTGCGCGCGCAGGTGACGGCGATGATGGGCGTGTCCAGCGCGGGCGTGCGCGGCATCGCGGAGCTGGAGAAGCAGACCGCGGACCTCCTGTCCGGCCGCGAGCCGGAGCCGCAGGCCTTCCCGCACCGCGTGGGCTTCAACCTGGTGCCCCAGGTGGGCGGCTTCATGGTGAACAGCCCGTGGACGGAGGAGGAGGGCGGCTGGACGCTGGAGGCCGCGCGCCTCTTCGCCGCCCTGGGGGAGACGCCCGTGCTGGCCGGCACCGCCGTGCAGGTGCCCACCTTCCACGGCCACGGCCTCGTCGTGAACGTGCAGTTGAAGAAGGCCGGCCCGGTGGAGCAGGTGCGAGCCGCGCTGAAGACGTCGCCCTCGCTGAAGGTGCTGGATGCCCCCGGCGAGCGCGTCTACCCCATGCCCATGCTGGTGATGAGCGACCCGGCCGTCCACGTGGGCCGGGTGCGCGCCTTCCCCCAGGCCCCGGAGTGGGTGACGCTCTTCGCGTCCGTGGACAACGCCGGGCGGGCCGCCGCCCACCTGGTGGACGCGGGCCTCAAGCTGGCGGAACGCCCCGCCTGA